The sequence GCTCCAGCAGCTCCGCGGAGGGGGCGAGGTGCGTGGACGTCCAGTCGGCGAGCGCGCGGGCAGTCTCGCACCGGATCGTGGCGGGCGGGTCGAGGGCGATGCCGGGTACCACCTCGCTGACGGTGACGGGGGTCAGAATGCCGCAAGCCGGATCGTCGGGATCCTCCGCCCGGTCGGCGAGTTCGTAGGAGGTGCCGAGCGCATCTAGGTCGGCGAGGCAGGCGGCATGCTCGCTTGGCGTCGCGGCGCGGTCGGTCGGGGTGATCGGCGGAGTATCCTTCGCCACTTCTACGGGATCGTCCGGCGCGACCGCAACATCGGCCTCCTCAGCCGCCGGGCGCGGCTCGGGTCGCATCGAGGTTTCCGGCGGCGGGCCGGGCTCCTGCGCGACGAGCGGCAGGGCGAGGATCAGGCAGATCAGAAAAACGCGGCGCATCGGACCGTCCCCCAACGTGATGCTCGAGAGACGATATGGAGCGGACGCGCGCGGCGCCTACTGATTTCCAGCGGACCGCCAGCGGTTGACGATGGGATAGCGGCGGTCGAGCCAGAAGGCGCGCGTGGTCAGCCGGGTGCCCGGCGCGGACTGGAAGCGCTTGTACTCGGCGATGTAGAGTAGGTGCTCCACCTTCGCCGCTATATCCCGGTCGTAGCCCGCGGCGACGCAATCCTCCACCGAGCGCTCGCCTTCGATCAGCATCTCGAGGATACCGTCGAGCACGTCGTAGGGCGGCAGGCTGTCCTCGTCCTTCTGATCGGGGCGGAGCTCGGCCGAGGGTGGCTTGTCTATGATGCGCTGGGGGATGACCTCGCCGGCGGGCGCGCGCATCCAGGCGGGATCGTGATTCGCGTTGCGCCAGGCGGAGGTGGCGAAGACCCGCGTCTTGTAGAGATCCTTCAGCGGGTTGTAGGCGCCCGACATGTCGCCGTAGATCGTGGCGTAGCCCACCGCGACCTCCGACTTGTTGCCGGTGGTCAGCAGCATCTCCCCGTACTTGTTGGACAGCGCCATCAGGAGGAGACCGCGCAGGCGCGACTGGATGTTCTCCTCCGCAATGCCGGGCGACGTGCCGTTGAAAAGCGGGGCGAGCGTCTGGGTCACCGCCTCACGGGGCGCATCGATCGGCACGTAGTCGTAACGGCAGCCGAGCGCCTTGGCGCATACCTCGGCATCCTCCAGCGAATGGGGCGAGGTGTATTCGGAGGGAAGCATCACGCAGCGGACGTTCTCCGGCCCCAGCGCATCGGCGGCGACGGCCGCGGTCAGGGCCGAATCGATCCCGCCGGAGAGGCCCAGCAGCGCCTTCTCGAACCCGGTCTTGGCCCAGTAGTCCCGCACGCTCTCGACCATCGCGCGGTAATCGAGGGCGGTGTCGTCGGGCAACCGCGTCTCCTCCGCCGGGACGATGCGGGCGCCGTCGGGCGTGCGCTCGACCTCCAGCGTGCGGATCGCCTCGTCGAAGCTGGGGAAGAGTGCGGCAAGTTGTCCATGCGGGTTCAGCGCGAAGGAGCAGCCATCGAAGATCTGGTCGTCCTGGCCGCCTACCATGTTGAGGTAGGCGAGCGGCAGCCCGCTCTCGACCACGCGGGCGACCATGTGATTCATCCGCCGGTCGTGCTTGGCGCGGTGGTAGGGCGAGCCGTTGGGCACGAACAGGAACTCGGCGCCCGTCTCCTCCAGCGTCTCCACCGGACCGGGGTGCCATGAATCCTCGCAGATCGGGATGCCGACACGCCAGCCGCGGAGGCTCACCGGACCCTGCGGTGCGGCGGGAACATAGACCCGCTTTTCGTCAAAGACGCTGTCATTGGGCAGCATCTGCTTCTTGATGACGGCGAGAACCTCACCGCCATCCAGCAGCCAGTAGGCATTGTAGAGATCGGTGCCTTCGAGGAACGGCGCCCCAATGCCAAGCGCGGGGCCGTCGGCAAGCTCCCGCGCCAGCGCCTGCACGCGTTCGATCGCATCGGCGACAAAGGCAGGCTTCCGCCCCAGATCGACGGTCTGGTAGCCGGTCAGGAACATCTCCGGCAGCGTCACGAGATCGGCGCCCGCCTCACGCCCGGCGGCGTGCGCGGCGCGCGCCTTGTCGAGATTGGCCGCGAAATCCCCCACCACGGGGTTAAGTTGCGCCATCGTCAGCCGGAACCGGTCCATCATGCCGTGCCTTTCTCGCAACGTGCCGCCTCAATGTGGCCGCATATCGTGGGCACATGGGACGGTGCAAGCGGATTGCCTTAGAATCGTGATCGACGAGACGTCGCGGGTCTCAATCCGGAGTTGTCACAATTGACCGATGCAAATAGTGTCGGCGAGGGATGAAGAACCGCCCGGACGCGGTATCACTTATGAGGGGAGCCGGGGACACCAACTCCGGCGCGTTGGACGGATGAAGACACGTTTTTCGTACCTGACGGTTGCTGCGATCGGGGTGAGCGCGGTGGCCTTCGGCAACATCGCCGCACATGCCCAATCCGAAGGAGCCGTGCAGACTCGCCAGTACGACACCGGCGGCGTCTACGAGGGCGAGTTCAAGGATGGCCTGCAGCATGGCCAGGGCACCTATCGCCTGCCCAACGGCTATGAGTACACGGGCACCTGGGTCGAGGGCCGGATCGAGGGTGAGGGCGTCGCCAAGTTCCCGAACGGCTCGGTCTATACCGGTCAGTTCCTGAACGGTCAGCCGCACGGCCAGGGCTCCATCGAGTTCTCCGACGGCGGCACCTACGAGGGTGAGTGGGTGGACAGCGTGATCTCCGGCACCGGGGTCGCGGTCTACGCCAACGGCGTGCGCTACGAGGGCGAGTTCCAGAACTCGGTCCACCACGGCCAGGGCACGATGATCTCGCCCAACGGCTACCGCTACGAGGGCACCTGGGTCGACGGGACCAAGGACGGCACCGGCAAGATCACCTACCCCGACGGCGCGGTCTACGAGGGCGACGTGGTGCGCGGCATCCGCGAGGGTGACGGCACGCTCGTGCTGCCCGATGGCCTGACCTACGAGGGTCAGTGGGCCGACAACCAGATCAACGGCGAAGGCAAGCTGACGCAGCCCAACGGCGACGTCTACGAAGGCACCCTTGTCGATGGCCAGCGCGAGGGGACCGGCATCGCCACCTACGCGAACGGCGACATCTACGAGGGCGAGTTCGCAGGCGATCTGCGCGACGGCCAGGGCACCTTCCAGGGCACGGATGGCTACGTCTACGAGGGCTCCTGGGTCGAGGGCCGGATCGAAGGCGTCGGCCTCGTCCGCTATCCCGATGGCTCAGTCTACGAGGGCGAGTTCCTCAACGACCTCAGCCACGGCGCGGGCAAGATCACCTACCCCGACGGATCCTCCTATGACGGTCAGTGGGTCGAGGGCGTGATCGAGGGCGAGGGCGTCGCCCGCTACGACAACGGTCTCGTCTACGAGGGCGAGTTCCGCGACGCGCGCAACCACGGCTACGGCGTCATGACCTACGATGACGGCTACCAGTACGCCGGCGAGTGGCGCGATGGTCTGCGCCACGGTGACGGCGTGGCGACCTACGCGGACGGCACGATCTACACCGGCACCTTCGTGAACGGTCAGCGAGAGGGCGAGGGCACGATCACGATGCCCGACGGCTTTGAGTATGTCGGCGGCTGGGCCGCGGGCGAGATCGACGGCGAGGGCACGGCGAAGTACCCGAACGGCGACGTCTACGAGGGCTTCTTCGTGGCCGGCCAGCGCCAGGGCCGCGGCCTGATGACCTATGCCTCCGGCGAGGTTTATGACGGCTACTGGGTCGAGGGCGAGCAGGCGACCGAGGAAGAGGCCGCCGCCGCGGGCGTCGACACGACCGACTAAACCGGCGCTCCGAAATGATCAGGGGCCGTCCTTCGGGGCGGCCCTTTTCGTTTGGGGGTCGGACCCGTGGTCAGTGCGAGCGAATCTCGATGAGGTGGGCCGATGGATGCGGCAGCGCATGCCGTATAGTGACCTCGCGCACCGCATCGCGCCTGCCGCGGCGGCGCTGCCATTGGGTGTAGGAGAGGGCCGCGACAGGCGTGAAGGTGTGGAGCCCCCGCCGCGCGGGGCGGCGGATGGTAGCGCCGGAATTGATCGGGCAGAGCTCCATCTGCTCAAGATGCGCCTGCGCCACCGACAGCGTGTCGAAGACGAGGACATCGCGCGGTCGGTCGCGATTGATGCGGGCGCCCAGCAATCGCTCCAGACTGCTCTCATCGGGCCAGAAGAAGACGCGGTCGTTCAGCATCCGCAGCCAGTCCGCCGGGGTGAGACCGTCGTCAAGGCAAGTGGCCAAGGCACTCTCGCGAAGCGGAAGCTGATCGTTCAGGATCAGCGTTCCGTGCTCCGGATGGGTCAGCGGCACCGCGGCCGGGCGGCGATAACCCGCGATCTCAGCCACCATCTCCGGCACAGCCTCGAATCGCACGAGCGCGGCGTTGGTCGACAGGAGCCCGTGCCGGGCGATGGAGGGCCAGGCGCCGGGCTCGGTCACATGGTAAAGCCGCGGATGCCTTGCGGCGAGTTCGTCAGGTGTCACGCATCATCCCCTGCAGCGTGGGATAGCCGAGCGCACCATCCGACCAGCCGAACGTGCCGGGGCCGAGCAGTTCGCCCGTCGCCTGATGAAGCGCGCCCATCGCGGCGCTGTAGAGCGACGAGCCGAGGCTCACGCGCCGCACGCCCATCTCACGCAGGTCGGCGACATCGTAATCCTGCCCGATTCCGACGAGCACGTTGATGGGCGTCGCCACCGCGTCGAGCACCTGCTGCACCGCCTCCCGCGTCATGAGGACGGGGGCGTAGAGCAGCGGCGCGCCGACCTTCTCGAAGGACTGGAGCCGCGCGATCACGCTGTCCAGATCGCCAGCTCCGGCGAAGAGCGCGTCGGCGCGGGCGCACAGGACGAAGGGATCGGAGAGCGCAGCGGCCGCCTCTACCGCGGCGGCGATCCGCTCTGCTGCAAGGGCCGCGTCGTAGAGCGGCTGGTCCGGGTCGCCGGTCGTGTCCTCGATCGAGCAACCGACGCAGCCGGCCTGATAGGCGAGCCGGACGGCCTCCCCCACGTCCTCCGGCTGGGGCCCGAAACCGTCGAGCAGGTCGGCCGTGACGGGCAGGTCCGTCGCCTCGGCAATCGCGGCCGCATTCGCAATGACTGTGTCGCGTGTCTGGGAGCCGTCGCGGCGGCCATGCGCCCAGGCGAGCCCGGCACTCGTGGTGCCGAGCGCCACGGCGCCAGCCTCTGCCAACAGCCTTGCGGAGCCCGCGTCCCATGCATTGGGCAGGACGAAGGTTCCCGCCTCGTGCAGGTCGCGGAAGATCCGCGCCTTCTCGGCTTGCGTTCTCATGGTCTGCATCTCCTGCAATTGCGTGGTGGTCGCGGCGCGCTCGGCTAGCCCTCGAAAACGAGCGTTGCATTCGTGGGATCCGGTCTCGTGCAGGGCCCGGCGGCGTTCACGCGCTTCTTTGAGGCGGGGTGCTTCGCCAGGCCGCCGACAGGACCGGCCGGCGGGCGGATCGGGCGCGGCACCAGGTTGCCGAGGCAGTTCGGGCAATGCCCCTGCAGCACCCCTTCGGCACAGCGGCGGCAGAAGGTGCATTCGTAGCTGCAAATGAAGGCATCCGCCGCTTCCGGCGGCAGGTCGGCATCGCAGCATTCGCAGTTCGGGCGCAGGTCGAGAAGGGCCATGGGTCTCTCCATTCACTGCCACGAAGCATAGAGAGAGGTTGTTTGGCGGAAATGACAATCTGGCGTAGATTTCTGCCAAAGGAGATCTGCGATGATCGTTCGGTGCTTGGTATTCGACCGCGTCAACCTGCTGGACGTTGCAGGCCCGGCGCAGGTCTTCGCCGCGGCGGAGCAGTTGGGCGCGGACGTCGAGGTGACGTTCCAGACCTGCTCGGTCCGCGGCGGCACCGTGATGTCGGATGCGGCGGTTGCGCTGTCCTCGGAGCCGATCAGCGCGATGGAGGACGCACCCGATATCGTCCTCGTCCCCGGCGGCACCGAGATTTCGCAGCATCTCGACGATGCCGAGCTCATCGGCGCCATCCGTCGGGAGGCCGCACGCGCCGGCATCGTGGCGTCCGTCTGCACCGGCAGCGTGCTGCTCGCGCGGGCGGGGCTCCTCACGCGGCGGCGGGCGGCGACCCATTGGCGCTTCACCGACCTGTTGCGCGCGCAAGATGCGGAGGTGGAGGTGAACGACGACGCGATCTTCGTTCAGGACGGCCCGGTCTGGACCTCCGCCGGGGTGTCCTCGGGCATCGACATGTTGCTGGCCCTCGTCGCGCGGTTCTGGGGGCGGCCGCTGGCACTCGATATCGCGCGGGAGCTCGTGGTGCCGATGGTGCGCGCGGGCGGGCAGCGGCAGTACAGCACGCTTCTGCATCTGCAGGCGGCCGACCGCACCGGCAGTTTCGACGAACTCAACGCCTGGATCCACGAGAACGCAAGCGGCGATTGCCGGGTCGAGCGGCTGGCCGAGCGTTGCGGCATGTCCCCCCGCAGCTTCGCCCGCCACTACGCGGCGGCCATGGGCGAGACCCCGGCCCGGATGGTCGAGCGCATCCGCGTGGCGCAGGCCCGGCAGTTGCTGGAGACGACTGCCACCGATCTCAAGACCATCGCGGCGTCCTGCGGCTTTTCCAGCGCAAATCAGCTCCGCCTGTCGTTCGAGCGCATCCACGGCGTGACGCCCACCGCGCATCGCGCGGCGTTCGGGCTGTCACCGTAGGCGCGGTAGGCGTCAGAGTACGGATCTGACGACGGTGGAGATCTGGTCCACCGTGGGCTTCGGCCCCTGCCCGGTTGCGTACATCAGGCTGATCCCGTCGATCAGGCCCGCGCAGGTCTCGACCGCGCCCTCGGACTTCTGATCTGAGATCAGCTCGAGGAAGAAGATGAGCGGCCGGCGGGCGGCCGAGGTAAGGCGCGCGGCGACCTCCGCCATATCCTCCCGCCTTGCGGAGGCGAGGGTCAGCTCCACCCGCGCCAGAAAGAGATGCCGCGAGGTGTCGGTGAAGGACACCAGCTCCTCCGCGACGAAGCGGACCGCTGCGTCCATCCCTTCCTTCGCGACGAGGTCGGAGAACGCCACCTGCAGCTCGTCACAGTCCTTTTCGAGGATGCCGGCCAGATGCTCCGATGCGGCGAGGAGCAGCGGCAGTTTCTTGGAGAAGTAGTAGGAGGTGGAGCCCTGCGGCAGCCCGGCGCGCTGGTCCACCGCACGGTGCGTGACGCCGTCGAGCCCCTGCTCGGCGAGCAGCAGGATCGTCGCGTCGAGAATCTGTGTCTTGCGGTCTTGCGCCGTCATTCGTGAAACCTCTACACTTGTAGTGTCATGCTACACGTCGGTAGCGATCACACCAGTCGAATGGGCCAGAAATGACACATCCGTTGACCCGCCTGAACCCGCCAACCCTGCCGAATGCCGCAGAGCTGGGATATTCCCAGATCACGACGGTGGAGCCGGGGCGGCTCGCCTTCATCTCCGGCCAGGTGGCCCGGCGTCCGGACGGCCAGCCGACGCCGGACAGCCTGGTCGAGCAGACGAAGATCGTGGCGGCGAATGCCAGGGCGGCGCTGGATGCGGTCGGGGCCGCACCCACGGACGTCATCATGGCGCGCATCTACATGGTCGACCTGACGCCGGAGCGACAGGAGGAGATGATTCCCCACCTCCTCGCCGTCTTCGAGGGGGCGCAGCCGAGCGTGACCGGTATCGGCGTGGCTGCGCTCGCGGCTCCCGATCTTCAGATCGAGATGGAGCTCATCGTCCGCCTGCCGGACTGAGGGATCGGCATGGAGGCGGGGATGACGGAAGCCGCGCCGTTGCGGACGCAGCAGCTCTGGATCGGCGGGCAGATCGTGGCGTCGGTCCTCTGCCAAGTCGTCCTGTTCCTGTGGCTGTCGGGGCGCTTCCCCGGACCGGTCGAGACGGAGCTTGCCGCCCGTCTCGCCTTCGGCGTGCAATGGAGCCTCGTGCCGGTTCTGGTGCTGCTGGCCATGATCCTCGCGATCGCGGGGACCCGTCCCCTGTTCGCCGATGTGATCGACGGCAACGACCGGGCGGACCGGCTCGCGGTGCATATCCGGATCCAGCGCAACACGCTGGAGCAGGGGATGCTGCTGATCGTGGGCCTGCTGGTGTTCGCGACGCTGGCCCGGCCCGGGGAGCTCGGCGCGATCCCGGCGCTGGCGGTGATGTTCGTCGTCTTCCGCCTGTGCTTCTGGATCGGCTACGCGATCCGGCCGCATTTCCGCACTTTCGGCTTCGTCGGTACTTTCTATCCGAACATCGCTCTGCTGGGCACGTGTGCTTATCGCCTGTGGCTTGGCTAGCGGACGCGTTGCAGCCCGTCGCCTAGCCCTGCCGCACCAGCGCCAGCAGGCGGTCCGTCGCGGTGCCGTCCGGGGTCAGGCCGCGGTCGACCTGGAACTGGCGGATGGCACGCTCGGTGTTGGGGCCGATGCGGCCGTCCGCGCCCTGCGTGTCGTAGCCCATTGCCGTCAGCCGCTCCTGCAGCTCGCGGCTGTCGCTGCGGCTGAGCGGCAGGCGGTCGCGAGGCCAGGTAGCGCGCACGCCAGTCCGCCCCTCGATCCGGTCGCCGAGCAGGCCGATGGCAAGCGCGTAGGAGGTGGAGTTGTTGTAGGTCTTGATGACCTCGAAGTTCTCGTAGGTAAGGAAGGCCGGGCCCCCGGCGCCCACCGGCGCCAGCAGCCGCGCGGGGCCGTGGTCCGGCAACTGCCCACCGTCGAAGGTCGTCACCCCGGCCTGGGTCCAGAACGAGGCCGGATGGGTCTGGGACCGGTCCGACAGCAGCCAGTCGAAGCTGTCGGGCAGGCGCACCTCGATCCCCCAGGGCTGGCCCGGCGTCCAGCCGTTCTCCGCCAGGTAATGGGCGGTGGAGGCGAGCGCGTCGGTCGGATCCTCCGACCAGATGTTGCGTTGCCCGTCGCCGTCGAAATCCTGCGCGAAGCGGTGATAGCTCGTCGGCATGAACTGCGTGTGGCCCATAGCTCCGGCCCAGGAGCCGACGAGGCTGCCGGCACGCACGTCGCCGTCCTGCACGATGCGCATGGCACCGATCAGCTCCCGCTCCGCCCAGTCACGGCGGCGACCGTCATGGGCGAGGGTCGCGAGGGATTGTGCAACCGGGAAGTCGCCGCGGACGGAGCCGTAGGCCGTCTCCAGCCCCCAGACCGCCGTCACGATCTGCGCGTCGGTGCCATAGCGCTCCTCGATCGCCGTCAGGGTGGGGCGGAGGCGGGAATAGGCGCTGCGCCCGTTGGCGACGCGGGTCTCGGACACGGCGCTGTCGAGATACTGCCAGACGGGCCGAACGAATTCGGGCTGCGCACCGTCAAGCTCCCGCACGCGGGAGGAGGGCGTCACACCGGTCATGACGCTGTCGAAGATCTCGGGCCGGATCCCCTCGCCCAGCGCGCGGGTGCGGAACCCCGCCTGCCATTCGGAGAAGGCGAGCGCGCGGGCCTGACGGTCAGCATGGGGTTCGCGCGGTTGCGGCGGAGCGGAGGTGGCCACCGCCCCCTCCTGCGCCCGCGCCTCGTCACCCATCGAACCGCATCCCGCAAGCGCTGCCGCCAGTACGGCGACCGCCCATCCGAAGCCCTGTGATCTCACGCGCCATTCCTCCTACGCCATTCACTCAGTTGCCCAACAGGCCGCGCAGCACGCCCTCGACGACGTTGCGGATCGCGTCCTCGGTCCGTTGCTCCACCCGCTCACGCCGGATGACGACGCGGCCGTTGTTGCCGGAATTCGCCGTCGCGACCTGAGGCGGGGTCTGCGGCGCGATGGGCACGAGGGCCGGGAGCGGGGTAACGCCCTGCCCCTGATGTACGCCGCGCATCACGCGCTTCCAGATCTCCGCCGGAAGTCCGCCGCCGGTCACGCCGGTGAGCGGAGTGTTGTCATCGTAACCCATCCAGACGCCGGTGACATAGTCGCCGGAAAAGCCGATGAACCAGGCATCGCGGGCGGCCTGCGTCGTCCCGGTCTTGCCCGCGACGGGGCGATCCTCGAGCGCGGCGCGGCGGCCGGTACCATAGGGCGAGGCGGTCACCTGCCCCATCATCCACGTCATGTAGCCCGCTGTGCGTTCGGAGACGGCGCGCACCGGCTCCGGCGTTTCGCGGTTGAGAAGCAGTTCGCCGCCGTCGCGCAACCGCACCTCCAACAGGCCGAAGGGCTCGGCGCGCAGACCGCGGTTGAGGAAGGCCGCGTAGGCGCCCGTGAGGTCGAGCAGCGTGGTCTCGCTGACGCCCAGTGCGAGCGACGGGGTGTCCTGCAGCGCGCTGTCGAGGCCGAGGGCGCGGGCAGTGGCGATCACGCGGCCACGGCCCGTTTCCTCACTCACCTGCACGGCGGTGGTGTTGATGGAACGGGCGAAGGCCTCGTGCATCGAGACCGGGCCGATATGGGTGCGCGTGTAGTTCTGCGGGGTCCACGGGCCGGAGCCGGGGATGTTCAGCGTGATCGGCCGATCAACGAGATAGTCGGTCGGGTTCATGCCCCCCTCCAGCCCCGCCGCATAGACGAAGGGTTTGAAGGCGGAGCCGGGCTGGCGCAGCGCCTGCGTCGCACGGTTGAACGTCCCTGCCCCGCCGATCGCGCGGCCGCCGACCATGGCGCGCACCGCACCGTCGCGGCTGAGTACGACAACGGCGGCCTGCGCCTGCGAGCCCTCGCGCACCAGCTCCTCGAACACGCCGGTCAGGCCCTGTTCGGCCGCCCGTTGCAACGCCGGGTCGTAGGTGGTGGCGATGCGGATGTCCTCGCTCGTCTCCGAGGTCAGGAACTCCGGCCCGTCCTCCATGATCCAGTCGGCGAAGTAGCCACCCGAGCGGCGCTGCGCCTCTGCCGACAGCACGGCCGGGCTGGTGCGGGCGTCGACGTATTCGGTGTCGGAGATGTAGCCCTGCTCATGCATCAGCCGCAGGATCACGCGGGAGCGGTTCTGCGCGCGGGACAAATCCCGGGTCGGCGCGAAGCGGCTGGGCGCGGTCAGGAGCCCGGCCAGCATCGCCGATTGCGGGATGTCGACCTCCCGCGCGCTGATGGCGAAATAGCGCTGCGCGGCAGCCTCGAACCCGTTGGCGGACGCGCCCAGATAGGCACGGTTCATGTAGATCGAGAGGATCTCTTCCTTGGTGTAGGCGAGCTCCATGGCGAAGGCGTAAGGCACTTCCTTGAGCTTGCGCATCCAGGTGCTCTCATCCTGCAGGAAGACAAGCTTCGCGACCTGCTGCGTGATGGTGGAGCCGCCATGGCCCGACAGTGCCGAGCGCCCCTCACGCAGGTTAATGCGGATGGCGCCTGCGATACCGCGGGGGCTGATGCCGTAGTGATTCCAGAACCGCTTGTCCTCGGTGGCGACGACGGCGTTGCGCAGATGCAGGCTCATGTCTGCGGCGGAGACCACGCCGCCCTGCTCGCCCCGCCAGGCGAAGACGTCGCCGTTGCGATCGAGCATCGTGACCGAGCCGCGCTCGCGCCCGTCCAACAGCTCGTCCGCCTCGGGCAGTTGCATGAGGTAGAACACGGTCGCTGCACCTACGACCGCAACCGTCACTCCACCGACCCTGATGCCCAGCCACAGCGTCGCCCGCGCCAGCCACCGCGCCATGCGGGCGGGGAAACGGCGGCGGGGGGCGCGGCGTGTACGCTTCCGCTTGTCACTCATCTGCTCGAAACCTCTTGCGGGTCTTGTCGGTTCCCAATCTACGGTCTCCGGCGGCCAATGCGAAGGGCCGCGACGCGCTCGTGATGTGAAGACTCACTTTGCGCAAAATTTGATCGGCAGGTTATCGCTGGCGCTTTTTTGTGCAGAACGGCGGTCGGGGTCTGCGGTGCTTCGAAAAATGCGTTCAACTCTCCTTGCGAAACAGGGCCATAGGCATCTGCCTCGGATGTTGGCACGAAAATTGCATATCCAGCCCAGATAACCACACGCGAAACGAGGGACCCGAATGAAACTCATCATCGCCGTCATCAAGCCCTTCAAGCTGGAGGAGGTGCGCGAGGCGCTCACCACCGTCGGCGTGCAGGGTCTCATGGTCTCGGAGGTCAAGGGATACGGCCGGCAGGCCGGCCACACGGAGATCTATCGCGGCGCCGAGTACGTCGTGAACTTCGTGCCGAAGGTGAAGCTGGAGATGGTCGTGGACGACGCCGTCGTCGAGAAGGCGGTCGAGACGCTCTCGACCACGGCCAAGACCGGCAAGATCGGCGACGGGAAGATCTTCGTGGTCGATGTCGAGCAGGCGGTGCGGGTGCGCACCGGTGAAACCGGCGTCGACGCGCTCTAACGAAAACGAAATCAGGGATAGTCTGACAATGAACAAGCTTCTCAAAGTGACGGGTGCTGGCGCGCTGACGCTGCTCGCCGCCATGCCCGCCTTGGCCCAGGATGCCGCCGCGGCCCCCGACGCTGCGGCCGATCCGAGCCCGTATATCTTCACCACGCTGCTCTTCCTGATGGGTGGCTTCCTCGTGTTCTGGATGGCCGCGGGCTTCGCAATGCTGGAGGCGGGCCTCGTCCGCTCCAAGAACGTGACGATGCAGCTCACCAAGAACATCTCGCTCTTCGGTATCGCCGCGATCATGTACTGGTTGGTTGGCTTCAACCTGATGTATCCCGGCGATGGCTGGTGGATCGCAGGCTGGATGGGTCCGTTCTTCTCCATCACCTCGTTGGAGCCGGTGGGCCTCGCCGCCGCTGATGCATCGCTCGACTATGCCTCCGTCGGGTCGGACTTCTTCTTCCAGCTGATGTTCTGCGCAACCACCGCGTCGATCGTGTCGGGCACCCTGGCCGAGCGCATCAAGCTGTGGCCGTTCCTGATCTTCGTCGTCGTGCTCACGGGCTTCATCTACCCGATCGAGGCGTCCTGGCAGTGGGGCGGTGGCTGGCTGTCCGAGTTCGGCTTCTCCGACTTCGCAGGCTCCACGCTGGTGCACGCGGCAGGCGGCTTCGCGGCATTGGCCGGTGCCATCGTGCTCGGCCCGCGGATCGGCAAGTACGGCGCGGACGGCAAGGTGAACCCGATCCTCGGCTCCAACATGCCGCTCGCCACGCTGGGTACGTTCATCCTGTGGCTCGGCTGGTTCGGCTTCAACGGCGGCTCGCAGCTTGCCATGGGCACCGTGGGTGACGTGACCGACGTGTCCCGCATCTTCGCCAACACCAACATGGCTGCAGCCGCCGGCGCAGTTGCCGCGCTGATCCTGACGCAGGTCGTCTACGGCAAGGTGGACCTCACCATGGTGCTGAACGGCGCGCTGGCGGGCCTCGTGTCCATCACGGCCGAGCCGCTGGCCCCGTCGCTCTTCGGCGCGCTGCTGACCGGTGCCGTGGGCGGCGTGATCGTGGTCTTCACCGTTCCGATGCTCGACAAGTTCAAGATCGACGACGTCGTCGGCGCGATCCCGGTCCACCTGATTGCAGGTGTCTGGGGCACGCTGGCCGTCGCCTTCTACACCGGTGGCTGGGT is a genomic window of Pontivivens ytuae containing:
- a CDS encoding DUF7002 family protein, which produces MTPDELAARHPRLYHVTEPGAWPSIARHGLLSTNAALVRFEAVPEMVAEIAGYRRPAAVPLTHPEHGTLILNDQLPLRESALATCLDDGLTPADWLRMLNDRVFFWPDESSLERLLGARINRDRPRDVLVFDTLSVAQAHLEQMELCPINSGATIRRPARRGLHTFTPVAALSYTQWQRRRGRRDAVREVTIRHALPHPSAHLIEIRSH
- a CDS encoding extensin family protein, translated to MRRVFLICLILALPLVAQEPGPPPETSMRPEPRPAAEEADVAVAPDDPVEVAKDTPPITPTDRAATPSEHAACLADLDALGTSYELADRAEDPDDPACGILTPVTVSEVVPGIALDPPATIRCETARALADWTSTHLAPSAELLERGELTGLVNASGYVCRRRNNLPTGPLSEHAFGNAIDISEFRFAEGDPLPVAPRDGGSIEAAFQRAIRAAACLHFTTVIGPGTDAAHANHLHFDRAARREGWRYCR
- a CDS encoding NAD+ synthase — encoded protein: MMDRFRLTMAQLNPVVGDFAANLDKARAAHAAGREAGADLVTLPEMFLTGYQTVDLGRKPAFVADAIERVQALARELADGPALGIGAPFLEGTDLYNAYWLLDGGEVLAVIKKQMLPNDSVFDEKRVYVPAAPQGPVSLRGWRVGIPICEDSWHPGPVETLEETGAEFLFVPNGSPYHRAKHDRRMNHMVARVVESGLPLAYLNMVGGQDDQIFDGCSFALNPHGQLAALFPSFDEAIRTLEVERTPDGARIVPAEETRLPDDTALDYRAMVESVRDYWAKTGFEKALLGLSGGIDSALTAAVAADALGPENVRCVMLPSEYTSPHSLEDAEVCAKALGCRYDYVPIDAPREAVTQTLAPLFNGTSPGIAEENIQSRLRGLLLMALSNKYGEMLLTTGNKSEVAVGYATIYGDMSGAYNPLKDLYKTRVFATSAWRNANHDPAWMRAPAGEVIPQRIIDKPPSAELRPDQKDEDSLPPYDVLDGILEMLIEGERSVEDCVAAGYDRDIAAKVEHLLYIAEYKRFQSAPGTRLTTRAFWLDRRYPIVNRWRSAGNQ
- a CDS encoding isocitrate lyase/PEP mutase family protein, yielding MRTQAEKARIFRDLHEAGTFVLPNAWDAGSARLLAEAGAVALGTTSAGLAWAHGRRDGSQTRDTVIANAAAIAEATDLPVTADLLDGFGPQPEDVGEAVRLAYQAGCVGCSIEDTTGDPDQPLYDAALAAERIAAAVEAAAALSDPFVLCARADALFAGAGDLDSVIARLQSFEKVGAPLLYAPVLMTREAVQQVLDAVATPINVLVGIGQDYDVADLREMGVRRVSLGSSLYSAAMGALHQATGELLGPGTFGWSDGALGYPTLQGMMRDT
- a CDS encoding DUF1272 domain-containing protein; amino-acid sequence: MALLDLRPNCECCDADLPPEAADAFICSYECTFCRRCAEGVLQGHCPNCLGNLVPRPIRPPAGPVGGLAKHPASKKRVNAAGPCTRPDPTNATLVFEG
- a CDS encoding GlxA family transcriptional regulator, translating into MIVRCLVFDRVNLLDVAGPAQVFAAAEQLGADVEVTFQTCSVRGGTVMSDAAVALSSEPISAMEDAPDIVLVPGGTEISQHLDDAELIGAIRREAARAGIVASVCTGSVLLARAGLLTRRRAATHWRFTDLLRAQDAEVEVNDDAIFVQDGPVWTSAGVSSGIDMLLALVARFWGRPLALDIARELVVPMVRAGGQRQYSTLLHLQAADRTGSFDELNAWIHENASGDCRVERLAERCGMSPRSFARHYAAAMGETPARMVERIRVAQARQLLETTATDLKTIAASCGFSSANQLRLSFERIHGVTPTAHRAAFGLSP
- a CDS encoding MORN repeat-containing protein, whose product is MKTRFSYLTVAAIGVSAVAFGNIAAHAQSEGAVQTRQYDTGGVYEGEFKDGLQHGQGTYRLPNGYEYTGTWVEGRIEGEGVAKFPNGSVYTGQFLNGQPHGQGSIEFSDGGTYEGEWVDSVISGTGVAVYANGVRYEGEFQNSVHHGQGTMISPNGYRYEGTWVDGTKDGTGKITYPDGAVYEGDVVRGIREGDGTLVLPDGLTYEGQWADNQINGEGKLTQPNGDVYEGTLVDGQREGTGIATYANGDIYEGEFAGDLRDGQGTFQGTDGYVYEGSWVEGRIEGVGLVRYPDGSVYEGEFLNDLSHGAGKITYPDGSSYDGQWVEGVIEGEGVARYDNGLVYEGEFRDARNHGYGVMTYDDGYQYAGEWRDGLRHGDGVATYADGTIYTGTFVNGQREGEGTITMPDGFEYVGGWAAGEIDGEGTAKYPNGDVYEGFFVAGQRQGRGLMTYASGEVYDGYWVEGEQATEEEAAAAGVDTTD